Part of the Wolbachia endosymbiont (group B) of Eucosma cana genome, TCAGATGAGTGTCTTGTCAAGTTAAGGTAGCGCTCGGAAGTAGAAGGCAGTTAATGTATTGCAGAGAGCAAATTATGGGAACAATAAGAGGGCTATTGAAGATATACGGAATAAAGCTTGGCAAGAAGTCAAAGATTGTAATCTTTTCTTTAAAAGTGCAAGAAGCAATAAAAGATCTAGATAAAGTCAGTAAGGATTCAATTGAAGCATTAGTTTGTAGTTTGGAAATAATAGAAGAATCAATAAAAAAGCTTGATAAAATATTATCAGAGAAAGGCAAGAAAGACGAAGATTGCAAATTATTAACTACTGTACCAGGAGTTGGTATTATAGTAGCAATGACGTATAAGGCTACAATTGATAATCCACATAGGTTTGAAACATCTGATACAGTCGGAGCCTATATGGGATTGACGCCAAGACAGTACGCTTCTGGAGAAGTTAATCGTCATGGTAGCATATCAAAGATGGGACCGGTAGAATGTAGAAATATGTTGTATGAAGCTGCGCATACAATACTGACAGTTAGCAAGAAAAAATTCAAATTAAAAAGCTGGGGAATAAAGCTTGCAAAAAAGAAGGGTGTAAAGAAAGCAGTAGTTGCATTAGCAAGAAAACTAGCTGTAATTATGCATAGAATGTTGGTTGATAAAACAGAATTTTATTATCAATAAACACTAAAGGAGTATAGGACAATAATTTTATTGAAAGTAAAGATAGTAATGCCGATGGAAGGGATAAGCAAGAGCTATGGTTGAAGCGTAGACTTCGTAAACAACATGTTGCCATCCACTTCCGCCCTAACAAGTATAGTGCGGCTTGGCTAAAATTAAACTAGCCATATCAGACCGCGGAGAGAACCATGGAAGCATGCTATTTTTAATTTATATCAAGGATTATGGAGGAAATATGCTATTTTGATCTATGTGAAAATTATTGTTGACTTGTACGCAATTAGAGAACCTGTATGGTTGCTATACTCCTTTTTATTCAAATAGTTTTATTGATGATATTAAAGATTTCACTATAATAAAAATTTAAGCTGGCGTTTTTAAGGTGAACAAAGAGCTAATAAGTGAAATACCTTTACTTGAAGATAAGGTAATTTCTGAGATTGAAAATGCTGCTTCTTTGCAGGATTTAGAAAAAGTTAGGTTGTCATACTTGGGGAGAAAGGGTGTAGTAAAAGCTTATTTCGATGACTTAAAGAATATAGATGATGCAGGAGAGAAACGCGACCTAGGTGCAGTGATTAATGTTTTACGCAATAAGATAGACCAGCTTATAACAAGCAAAGAAAATGAACTGAAAGATAAAGAAGTTAAGTTAAAACTGCAAAATGAAGCAGTTGATATCACACTGCCTGTCAGACCAGAAAGAATTGGCAAGATTCATCCACTCAGTAAAGTTATAAGTGAAGTGAAGCTCATTTTTGCGCATATGGGCTTTAAAGCAGTTGATGGTCCTGATATTGAAGATGAATTTCACGTATTTGATGCATTAAATACTCCAAGTCACCACCCTGCACGAGAGGAGCAAGATACCTTCTATTTAAGGAATAAAATAAATGATAAAAGAATGGTGCTGCGCACTCATACCTCATCTGTGCAGATTAGAACCATGGAAAAGACAAAAACTTTTCCAATTAAAATAGTGGCTGCAGGCAGGGTATACAGAAATGACTTTGATGCAACTCACACTCCTATGTTTCATCAGATAGAAGGACTTTATGTTAATGAAAATGTCAATATGGGCCAATTAAAATTTACTATTCATTGCTTCCTTAGTAAATTTTTCGGAGATAAGGGTCTAAGAATACGCTTTCGTAATAGTTTTTTCCCTTTTACTGAACCTTCTGCGGAAGTGGACATAAGCTATAAAGATAGTAAATGGATTGAAGTACTTGGATGTGGTATGGTGCATCCAAATGTCTTTAAAAATGTTGGAATAGACCATACTAAATACAGTGGCTTTGCATTTGGAATTGGCATAGAAAGGCTTGCGATGCTGAAATATCAAATTGGTGATCTAAGGAGTTTTTACGACAACAAAATCAATTGGCTCAACCATTATGGTTTTCATTTTTCGTCTTTAAGATAAGTGACAAATAAATCTTATACATTTGTTGTACTTGCTGCTGGGCATGGTAAACGAATGAATTCAAGCTTGCCTAAGGTTCTGCACAAAATAGGTAATTTCTCCATGCTTGAGCACGTCATTTACAATGCAAAGCAGCTAAATCCTGAAAATATTGCTGTTGTAGTTGATCAGCCTTTAATTGAAAGACTAAAGTGCTTTGAGGATATAAAATTAATTACACAAGAGTCAACGCTCGGCACAGGGGATGCAGTCAAAATTGCAATGAGAAACCTGAAAGAATTATCAGACATAGTTGTTGTGCAGTATGGAGATACTCCGCTGATAAAAAGCAGCACAATAACTAAAATGATAAGCTGCTTAGGAGAGAGCAATGCTTTAGTTTGTCTTGGGTTTAAAACTGATAATAAAGGATACGGTAGACTAATTATTGAGAACGGTTCCCTAAGAGAAATAGTAGAAGTACAAAATGGTAGAAATAATGATGAGGAATTTCTTGCTAATGCTGGAATAATGGTTGCATATACAAAAGATTTACATGAATTAGTGGAGAAAATAGAGTGTAATAATCAAGCTCGCGAATATTACCTGACTGATATAGTTGCCATTGCAGTAAAGAGTAATTTAAATGTTGGCTATGTTATTGCTGATGAGGAGGAGGCAACTGGCATAAATAATAGGAATGACCTTGCAACGGCCGAGTTTTACTTTCAAGAAGAAAAAAGAAAGTTTTTCACTAACTCTGGAGTAACACTTGTTGCTCCAGAAACTGTTTTCTTCTCTCTTGATACGCAAATTGGTATGGATTCGATTGTTTACCCATACGTTTTTTTTGGTCCTGGAGTAAAAATAGGATCTGGTGTTAGGGTTGGTCCATTTGCCAAATGTGAAAATACAACAATAGGTGATGGTGCAATCATAGGTAATTTTGTTGAAACAAAAGCAAGTGATATAGGTATAAATACTAAGATAAAGCACTTAAGTTATATAGGAAATACTCAGGTAGGGCAGGGGAGTAACATAGGTGCAGGTACCGTTATTTGTAATTATGATGGGAAAAAGAAACATAAAACAAATATTGGAAGCAATTGTTTTATTGGTGCCAATAGTTCATTAATTGCACCGCTTAATGTTCATGATGACTCTCTAGTTGCAGCAGGTAGCGTTATAGTAGAGGATGTGCCAGAGAAAAGTCTTGCAATTGCAAGAGAAAGGCAAATAACTAAGAAAATAAAATAACTCTAATTTTTATTACGCGAATTATGTTATTTTTAATATATGCATTAGTATACATGTATATCAATATACATGTTAAAAATGAAAAAGTTGCTGATTTTGGTGGTCTGTTGTTTCCTGTCAGTACCGTCTTTTGGAGTTGATTGGATTAAAGATAGAATTTATACTTCTTTGTCATATAGCCGGCTTGGTGTTAATTATGACGTTGGTTTTCACTATACAAATAGCACTAAAATTTCAGTTGGCTATGTAATCAAACCTATTATTAATTCTGTAATCAAACCTACTCTTGATGAAGAATTTGGAGGAGTTATAGGGCTTATGGCAAAGCTTCATTATCATCATAAATTTGAAGGTACGAATATGACTCGTTATATTACTGCTGGTGTTGGTGCTGTTATAGTTCG contains:
- a CDS encoding IS110 family transposase, producing the protein MSCQVKVALGSRRQLMYCREQIMGTIRGLLKIYGIKLGKKSKIVIFSLKVQEAIKDLDKVSKDSIEALVCSLEIIEESIKKLDKILSEKGKKDEDCKLLTTVPGVGIIVAMTYKATIDNPHRFETSDTVGAYMGLTPRQYASGEVNRHGSISKMGPVECRNMLYEAAHTILTVSKKKFKLKSWGIKLAKKKGVKKAVVALARKLAVIMHRMLVDKTEFYYQ
- the pheS gene encoding phenylalanine--tRNA ligase subunit alpha; its protein translation is MNKELISEIPLLEDKVISEIENAASLQDLEKVRLSYLGRKGVVKAYFDDLKNIDDAGEKRDLGAVINVLRNKIDQLITSKENELKDKEVKLKLQNEAVDITLPVRPERIGKIHPLSKVISEVKLIFAHMGFKAVDGPDIEDEFHVFDALNTPSHHPAREEQDTFYLRNKINDKRMVLRTHTSSVQIRTMEKTKTFPIKIVAAGRVYRNDFDATHTPMFHQIEGLYVNENVNMGQLKFTIHCFLSKFFGDKGLRIRFRNSFFPFTEPSAEVDISYKDSKWIEVLGCGMVHPNVFKNVGIDHTKYSGFAFGIGIERLAMLKYQIGDLRSFYDNKINWLNHYGFHFSSLR
- a CDS encoding NTP transferase domain-containing protein, whose translation is MTNKSYTFVVLAAGHGKRMNSSLPKVLHKIGNFSMLEHVIYNAKQLNPENIAVVVDQPLIERLKCFEDIKLITQESTLGTGDAVKIAMRNLKELSDIVVVQYGDTPLIKSSTITKMISCLGESNALVCLGFKTDNKGYGRLIIENGSLREIVEVQNGRNNDEEFLANAGIMVAYTKDLHELVEKIECNNQAREYYLTDIVAIAVKSNLNVGYVIADEEEATGINNRNDLATAEFYFQEEKRKFFTNSGVTLVAPETVFFSLDTQIGMDSIVYPYVFFGPGVKIGSGVRVGPFAKCENTTIGDGAIIGNFVETKASDIGINTKIKHLSYIGNTQVGQGSNIGAGTVICNYDGKKKHKTNIGSNCFIGANSSLIAPLNVHDDSLVAAGSVIVEDVPEKSLAIARERQITKKIK